AAAGTGTCTTACATAAttggagggaaaataaaaataacaaaaaagcaaaacaacatgaCATTGCAGTGgcaaagtaagaaaaaacaatgacAGGTTGATGttctatttgtgtttgtgtatctAAGGTTTTGCTAAGTGTATCCGCTAAGCAGACAAAAGAGAGGATatgatttgaacattttctgttaaaacagGAAGAGTGTTGCTGCTTGTGGACTAATGGAGTAACAGGAGAAAAGTCTGTGATGTAACTCACTCCCAAACAGTAGATATAAATACTAAGCAAcagagaaaatctaaaaaaaaatcatctcctAAACAGGATTCTCATCTAGTTCAAGTTTTGTTAGTGTTATGAACTTCTTTTTATTGAAGCTATTATCATTTATTGGATATTTTCACCCAAGTGAGAATGCAAATTAGGTTTTTTGAACCAAAGCCAATAcaagttttaaactaaacataTTGCATGAgtactttttaaacaaaaaatattattcatttacataaaaagcaaaGTAATAAAGGTGGCTTGTAATTTACTGGCTATTTACAAGCTATTTACTGGCAATTTTCTTTACATCATTTAGTTTAGGAAACTAGGAACAGCCTCCCAGTGGTGGGTAATATTTGgagtaatttaaataaaatttaaacctGACATTACACAAAGTAATCTTATTGTATTTCTGGTTTAATTGCTACTTTATGTTAACAGAGATTAAGAGTTGAGAAAAGGGCACTCACTTTGCACAAGACACTCGCTCAAAAGCAGACGTGCTCATGTTGCGGTTCTTGCATTCCCTCTCAACCTTTTGagcaaaaaacactgaaaacacaaacagaaaactgttatacagtttagaaaacagtttttaaaattccttaAAAACTATTGTCTTTATCTCACCATTCTGAAGAACACTGATGAGAGTGACGATGACCAGCAGGTAGATATTTTCCACCACTTTGCAGGACTCCATTACAAAATCGCAGTAGCTCGATGGACTCTGAAGCTGGGGAGGACAACGCTGCTCTTTCACATTCAGGAACGTTTATTTAAATCCAGACACATATATGCTTCTCTTATTGACAATATGTACGCTACTATTGCACCCCcagcaaacacacaaagatTCTAACTTCCTCTTTATGTAAATGATGCTCTGGCTCAACACAGaggtctgtgtgtctgtgtgtttatgtgtgagaTTGCATAGAGTTCATCCACCAGTACACTTGTTTATTCATCCTTTGCAAATTTTGTTCCCATCATggcagatcatttttatttctggggAAATTTCTGGAAAATAGCGATTATATTTACTTGGCAGGAGTCATGTTGGGCCCATTGGTTTTATTTAGGAAAGCATCTATTTCATTCCCATATACTGTAGTTCCTCTACATCTGGTAGACCAAGACAGAAAGAGCAttattttggaaattaaattcaattcaaaaatattttgtgaaatagaAGTAAATGATGCAAATGGATACTTCTTCTTTCTATTGTGAGATGATGGATTGATTAGTGCACTGTGAAATGTTGAAATACTTGGAAGTTGTTTTGTAACCTAaccatgtttttaaaactttacctgTGTGGTGTGTTCCTTGACTTTCATTAAGTTTCTTCACAAATATTCTCTAACAACCATGTGAGGCTTTAAAAGAATAGCTGAAttcatactgagattaaatcaaAAGTGGATTCCATTAACGAATTAGTTGACTTTTCAAGGCAGCGTGGTTGCAGTGGTTTTTCTTGTGGGTTGCCAGAATAATTTGAATCGTGGCTCTATTACATTTCTGAATGTCATATTGACTACAAatggaaatgtaatttatacaaAAGCAATGAGGAAGTGAGCTGCGTGAGTCAGGTGACTTAGCTTTAATTTTAGTCAAACAGCGCCTGCATGTGGAAAAACTGCTTCCTTTGTTCTTCCTGCTTTTAAACAGCCTTGACATTGCCTTCTGTGTAATTAACAGAAGGCAATGTTAATTgttcatgttcatttttcaACATGAATTTAAGTTTTATACACAATAGCAAACTCTTCTTGAATGAATACCTATTATAAATCCCACCGCATGAAGTGTCTGGATAAGACTGACAAAGAAGCCCGGACCGAAACGAAATTTAAAAAGCGAAAACCTGCGATCTATTACTGACCTGTCGCATTCAAAGTACTACACTGAGTGCAcgaagtcaaaaaaaaaaaaaaagaaatcggAACCCGGATAATATGAATATTTTCCCTTTGACGATGTCTTGTGCTCAACTAAGTCCCATATGGTCTAGCGGTTAGGATTCCTGGTTTTCACCCAGGCGGcccgggttcgactcccggtatGGGAACTTGACGTTTTGCTGTCCGCTTTATTCTGCAGCTTTCATACTGACTTACTCAGTCCCAAAGCAAAAGTGGCAATGCTTCACGACACTCTTAccatatatattcctttatttaatcaggtaaaccccgttgagatctagatctcattttcaagagggacctgagcaaaaaatttgcaatacatagcaagaCTTCTGAATGTTTAACTCGTTTGTGAACACTATATGTATACTGAATTATAAAGTAAATGCAACTTAAATCAAAAGCagtataaatactttattaCATTAACAGCTGGCCAAAGGTTGATAATTAACAAATGAACaagaagtttaaattattttaatgacattaaaaacCTCTCAGCTTCAAGTcacttgtaaaaaaacaaattataaaaatgtttcaacctTTAACCAGGCTTCTGTGTGATCTTTTTGCATACAgtacacaagaaaaacaaagtgcgATGTttgaaaagggtaaaaaaaaaactaaaaaaaaaatcatgatcaagtttatttgctgtaaaattGTAGTCGTACACAAACATAAGGACTCCTATGTAAATGAAGAAACAGGCGAGGCAGCTTACAAAGTCATATCATATTATGATTTTACAGTTAACTGTGCTTGTAGCCTTCAGGGTAACgaaaagtaaaaatctaaagTGCACCAACGTCCTCGATCTGTGTCGGTCAGCTTAAGAAATCAGAGAAAAACTCAAACTCCTCCAGGAAGTTGTGATCTTCATGCTGAGTTGTTCGATAGTTAGTTGGAGTCACAGCTCCGGCACCGCTAACCACACAGTCCAGCTGGTTCGCCCCGTCCTGCCCGCTAACCAACATCTCCAGGAAGCCAGTGCTGTCCGGGGAAAGGTTGCTGGCTGTCGTTGCCGGGGACAACAGATCAGAGCAGGCGGAGCCGTCGTAGGTGCTGGAGCTCACGGTGCTTGGAGAGTTGAGGTCGGTGCTGTCCGGTCTGAGGTGGGCCCCTCCTCCAGTTCCCAGCAGTTGGTTCAGTTTTGCCAGCTTCTTTTTCTTAGCTTTTAGCTTCTTCAAGAGTTTGTATCTGAGGGTTTCAGTGTCACCCAGACCTGAAGAAACCTTTGAGCTTCCCGGTGTTTTAAATGAAGATATTTCAGTGAGCCGAGGAGACGTACTAGACGTCCATGTGACAGGGGCTGGGTGGTTAGACGAGATAGCTGGAGGTAACGAGGATGGAAAAGGAATGACGGGGTTGGGATTCTTTGCACCAAAACCACCGTACATCTCTGCAGCTTTTGGTGGGAGACCCGTACGTTCTTCTGTACTGATCGGAGGTCTGGAGACTCTCGCAGGAATCGGGGGCTTCTTCACCGGTTTGGGAGTGGAGTGAACAGGATGAGATTGCTTCACTTCAGATATTACGCCATTTTGTGTGGGAGGAggatgtgaaatgtttttataagaTTGATTAACAGGGTGTCTGCTTAGTATGTAAGACCAGCGATCTTTCTGAGTCAAGAGCGGAGGGGAGTTGTTAATAGAAGACACAGTGGATGTCTGCTCTGTAACAGCAGCTGTGTTACTTTGAGCAGGGCAAACGGATTCGGGTTGCTCCAAAGGTTCGGGTGTCTCAGAGGGCTCAGGCGGAGGATCTTTGGAGGAAGCTGCTTTTTTACCTTTCTGCCTGCGGACGGTTTTCCTAAGGTTAGGTGTTCTACTTCGTCGTTTTTTTGCATTGGGCACAAATGTGGGATCACTCACCAAGTTGTCCGACAACTCTGAGTCACATGGGCTGCTGCTGGGAGCAGACTGAGCATCGGTGTTGTGACACAAGTTGCCCCCTGCTGCAGGGATGGAGCTGTCGGGTAAAGAAGAAACTACGTTTTCAGTAATCACAGGACTACTTGGGTCTTCTGCTTGTTGGGTTTCCTTTACAGGGCGCATCTCAGACTGAACCGAATCAGGCTGAAACTCCACCAGGGTGAGTGTGATTAAATCATCATGTGTAAGGCCCTCAAAGGTGTCAAGCAGGGTGGAGTCACCTATCGATGTGTTGACATCAGCTGAGGTGCTGCAGTCTCCTGACAGAGCGCAGACGATATCGGTGTCGTTGTGAGAGGTAAGAAAAGACTGATCTGGAGTCTGGGTTGGTAGTTCTTCTGTGCTCAAGTCTTTCAAACTGGGAACCGCTTCAGTGTCAGCTGAAGGAGGTTCTAGCAACACGTTGGACAGAGAGCAGAAGGACGGCTGcgtctcctcttcctcctcccagaAGACAACATGGATTTCCTGAGTGGGGATCTGCAAGTGCTGGTGGGTCTcacaagcattttttaaatcatcatacTCCAGCCATGATCCTGAAGGAATAAACATGACAATTAGACATGGGTCAGGTTAAATTAACGCAGTGCTTCTCAATTTCAGTCCTTctggcccccctgctctgcatgttttagatgtgtctctattccagaacagctgatccaaatggttgcatgacctcttctgcagccatcaagtactgcagaaggcTCTTAATCAACtacagattcaatccaggtgtgtggcagaagagaaacacctaaaacatgtaaggcaggggggcctgaggaccagAAACGAGAACAActgaaataacaaaataaatgtggttGATAATGTATTAAACTGATACAGAGTTACgcaaaaagtgtgaaaaaagatccacaaaactgaacaaaagattaaattaaacctttgtTATTGCACACACTTTTATACCAGTTCCTTGTTCTGCTCTTTATGGAGTATCTGGGAGCATAATAAGCCAACAAATAGCATTTAAATTAGTTGGGTGGGTAGTCGACCTGCAGTCAGCCACTTGAAGCTCGCCAACCTTCGCTGTAAAATAGTGTTTGTGTAATAAGAGCGATcaggggggtttttttcttcttttttttgcagcacCAAGTACTTACAAACAGTTGAATTTGGAGGATATTTTTAGGTTTCTTTCAACCAGCTGACAGGAAGCGCACAGCAAGAACAGCCTCTCTTAAGATGCTGCTTTTAAAATCCTACATCCACAACAGAAATCTACAACCCCTGGCAAAAAGTATGGAATCACCAGTCTTGGATGAGCActcattcagacatttcatgctgtaaaacaaactcagaccAAAAACATGATACAATATTAAGGTCGTTCCAAAGTGCAACTTGTTGGCTTTCAGGAAcactcaaagaaatgaagagaaaatattgtGGAAGTCAGTGAATGATACTTTTATTGACCAAGcacagggaaataaatatggaatcactcaattctgaggaaaaaagtgtgGAATCACTCAAATtggaggtagaaaaaaaaggacacacCCAGTCTATTTCCTTTCCCTAAATGGACACCTGCCCCAGATTAGATGTGCCCGTTAGTGTGCAGTtcaaaacacctgcagtcaTGACACCTTGGAGGGCTGCTGGACGACGTGGAGTGGTGAGAACCATGGCTCCAACAAGAGAAATGTCCCTTGAAACAAAAGAGAGGATTGTGAAACTTCTTGAAGAAGGTAACCCTTCACGCATGGTTGCTAAAGATGTGGGCTGTTCACAGTCAGCTGTATCCAAGATATGGACCAAATACAAAC
This region of Xiphophorus hellerii strain 12219 chromosome 11, Xiphophorus_hellerii-4.1, whole genome shotgun sequence genomic DNA includes:
- the uspl1 gene encoding SUMO-specific isopeptidase USPL1, with protein sequence MVICSERQRAAVEPRSDSCLPMTGEGIGLEALASPQAGYLGKVQERAASLKDCPWCNSKGLTFALRSYRINLQESITLCTNAQCLFPLVTRPLEDVLASLDPVEPSVGNKRKNSLAVEDVIESPLKWQRLSEHGDRRPQSVSYVPVSSLENCSLNSVTNGHSGSPNTGSEMVNGYHKESPDVKTADWDDKDVQDRDDPAPPACSSSVGSSSDVLLASNGAEPPSLSPHLVYPDAAKQNNVPALNTCSRSNSSQAICPDNIKTPSPLCNEPTTKESLEADVFPCRDFNGFRSESRDSLDKFVSVPKQFLWRNSNNLCWLDSVLAVLVNCKSLRKLRPKHQPQRSSVWRLLRKHEDICAAVQEHQQTDKDGVPRVPSHVLQNAHVDLQNLRMSVFKLLQPKLHCKLGQRETPVFAMPLLLKLDSWVERLFQATFLWEFKCSACKIITKERVEKTLPTFTNIVPDWTPLNAAHLAPCNACCKKNERRTMLLESVPPVFALHFVEGLPHNNIRNYAFSFKGKRYSVTAVIQYSQQLKHFITWIYNEDGSWLEYDDLKNACETHQHLQIPTQEIHVVFWEEEEETQPSFCSLSNVLLEPPSADTEAVPSLKDLSTEELPTQTPDQSFLTSHNDTDIVCALSGDCSTSADVNTSIGDSTLLDTFEGLTHDDLITLTLVEFQPDSVQSEMRPVKETQQAEDPSSPVITENVVSSLPDSSIPAAGGNLCHNTDAQSAPSSSPCDSELSDNLVSDPTFVPNAKKRRSRTPNLRKTVRRQKGKKAASSKDPPPEPSETPEPLEQPESVCPAQSNTAAVTEQTSTVSSINNSPPLLTQKDRWSYILSRHPVNQSYKNISHPPPTQNGVISEVKQSHPVHSTPKPVKKPPIPARVSRPPISTEERTGLPPKAAEMYGGFGAKNPNPVIPFPSSLPPAISSNHPAPVTWTSSTSPRLTEISSFKTPGSSKVSSGLGDTETLRYKLLKKLKAKKKKLAKLNQLLGTGGGAHLRPDSTDLNSPSTVSSSTYDGSACSDLLSPATTASNLSPDSTGFLEMLVSGQDGANQLDCVVSGAGAVTPTNYRTTQHEDHNFLEEFEFFSDFLS